Within Sorghum bicolor cultivar BTx623 chromosome 2, Sorghum_bicolor_NCBIv3, whole genome shotgun sequence, the genomic segment TGACGACGCAGCGTCGTAGAGCAGGAAAAGGGAAGGTATACCTTCAGCGCGTCGAGGGTCGGCGATACCTACACTACTGTCATTTTCGTTCGTTTCTTCTCACCGCCAGCGGCCGGGCCGGTGACGCGGTGCGTGTGTGTGTTGTTGTATATCCATATGACCATATATCTGCCTGCAGTGCAGAGGTCGTTACCAACTTGAAGACCGCCAACGTTCATTGACAGCGACTCAGAGCTCCAACGCGTCAAATGATGAAAATCTTGCAAACTCCAAGCCCACGAAAAGACACTGCTACTTGAGAGGCTACCATCGAAAAAACACGTTTGAAACACGAAAACGAAACTAaaaccaaaccaaaccaagccaaGTCTGAGTACCTGGTCAATACGCTTGCGCGTGCACTCCCTCCATTTTCCACTCCAACCCGGCCTCTCCACCCAAAAAGCCCACGAACTTTCCACGGTTCCTTCCGAGTTCCGTTTCCTTCGGCGCCGCCCCTCCAAATCCCCCAACCCAACCAAGGAAGGGCTACAACTACAAATACGCCCGCCCACCACGCCCCCAAAACCATCAAACCGCACCGTGTCCAGCAGCCCCCTCAAAACCCACGGTGCTTTCAGGCAGCGACGAACCGGCGGCGACCCCCACCCGTCCACCCGCCGCCACTCCGTCCAGCGATGGCGTTCCGGCTGAGCAACAACCTGATCGGGATCCTAAACTTCATCACCTTCCTGCTCTCGATCCCGATCCTGGGCGCGGGGATCTGGCTGGGCCAGCGCGCGGACGGCACCGAGTGCGAGCGGTACCTCTCCGCTCCGGTCATCGCGGTCGGGGTGTTCCTCCTCGTGGTCTCGCTCGCGGGGCTCGTCGGCGCCTGCTGCCGCGTCACCTGGCTGCTCTGGGTCTACCTCCTCGCCATGTtcgtcctcatcctcgtcctcTTCTGCTTCACCGTCTTCGCCTTCGTCGTCACCAATAAGGGCGCCGGGGAGGCCGTCTCCGGGAGAGGGTACAAGGAGTACAGGCTTGGGGATTACTCCAACTGGCTGCAGAAAAGGGTCGAGAACACCAAGAACTGGGACAAGATCAGGAGCTGCCTTGAGGATTCTAAGGTCTGCAAGAAACTGCAGGACAAGAACGAGACCTTCACGCAGTTCATATCTTCCGACCTCTCCCCCATCGAGgtaattatttatttgtttattattCATTCACGTCAAAACTTAGATCGATTTCTTCCTTCTTTTAGTAATACGTATATATTTTTGCTTAATAATCACCGAGAGAAACTCTATTATCCTTATCCATCTGCATCCATAAACAGACAGATTAAAGAAGATGATCTTTTCATGTGTCGTTTTTTTGTAACTTTTAATAGTGGTTGAGGATTGTGATGTGTCATTTTGGAAGCTAATCTGCTAATGTCAAACACTAAGACGAAAATGTTATGTTAACTTCTGAAACGCGAAACCTTATTACTAGCTGATGATGGTTACCTGTACGGTTGTGCATCTTCATCAGACGTGCATAGTTTGAACTATCTGAAAACAGTGCATCAGACTTAGCGTTGATTTTGTCAAAGGATTACTTGCTATTGTAGTGGTTTCTTCAGTCCCAATCAACTATTAGTACCTGCT encodes:
- the LOC8056001 gene encoding tetraspanin-8; this translates as MAFRLSNNLIGILNFITFLLSIPILGAGIWLGQRADGTECERYLSAPVIAVGVFLLVVSLAGLVGACCRVTWLLWVYLLAMFVLILVLFCFTVFAFVVTNKGAGEAVSGRGYKEYRLGDYSNWLQKRVENTKNWDKIRSCLEDSKVCKKLQDKNETFTQFISSDLSPIESGCCKPPTICGYTYVSGTNWTTPANATADPDCQTWSNSALCYNCQSCKAGVVATVKRDWKRVAIVCIVFLVFIIIVYSVGCCAFRNNRRDNAYRGGWKGGYA